The Gossypium arboreum isolate Shixiya-1 chromosome 2, ASM2569848v2, whole genome shotgun sequence region GGTTTTAGTGGAGCCTGATGAATTGAAGTAAACATATTAGTTAATCTGCTGCTTTAATAATCGACATTGTTGTTAAAGTGAAAGGGGGTGATTCTATCCGATTTCTAGTTCATTTGACAAAATCTAGTTAGGGAAAGTACACGAATCCCTCCCAGCATCTTGCAAAATGGATTTACTTGACTACCCCTTTCCTTCCACATTTTCAACATAGGATTCTCATGCAAAAGCACATATATCTATGAGGAGAAAGTACAAGGAATTAAACAATCAACAAATTCACTAATCAcaaagttttttaaaataaataaaaaaaggttcATGCCTCGTCATTCCGCACTGTACAAAACTAATCCTTACATTCAGCTCAAAAACTGCTGTTAGCTAATCTGCCGAAAGAATCCCAAATCCCAATCCAAAAACAACTAAATCGACAAAAACCCTTAATCTACAAAGTTATGACTTTGCTGTCTCAGCTCTTTCCTTAACTTTTGAGAGAAGGACTGACAAGCATCCATGCTTAGATCCATAGCCGCTGCCAATGCCACAAAGGCAGCAGCATCCTCCGTGCATGTCACGTGCTTTACTCCTACTTCCACTTCCGGTTTACTGCATTTCCCCACACCTTCCACCGTTGAGGACATCACAAATCCACCCCGGTACATGCTCTGCGGGGAAAGGGGCAACCCAAATCCGAAATCTGACCCTGATCCCGATCCTGGTCTTGACCCGGGACGTGAGCCTGACCCCAGGTCACAGCTGCTTTGCGGGCTTATTGATGGAGTTGATATGTTTGTTGTCATATCCATGGTGAATTTTCCCCCAAGTTTGGTGCTGAGGGTGGAACTGGCGACGGTGGTTGTTGTTCCTGTGGCCACAATATCATCATGGAAGAGGTCAAATCGGTATCCAAGGGCGTCAGTGAAACCAGGCTCACGCCAGGCTTCGAGGCGACCCCAGGGTTTCCAGGTTCCACATTCCGGACGAAGAATTGACCATGCTCCAGGGTTTGAACGGCTGACCCTGTCCGAGCCAGGGGAAGGGACAAATGGGGTTACCATTGATGCCATTGCTACGGGAGAGCCTGAGAGGTCGTGGACTGTTATTGACCAGCCTTTTCGTTCTTTGGCCGATTGATCTTTATCTGTTTTTAGAGATGGTAGCCAATTTCTTGAAGTGTTTGATTCAGGCAAAGATGTCCTGGAAAATAATATGACAAAacaaaaccttgagaaacacttggACAACAATAAATTAAACGGCAAATCCAAacaataattgaaaaaaaaaaaacagagatcAGGAGGAAAAAGCAAACCTTGATCCCAAGTTCCGATCGCTGGAGCTTCTAAAACCGAACTTGCAAGTGAAAACGGCCTGTTTAACACTCCCCTGAACCTGAAAAACCTGAGGACTACACTCTGGTTCACCACCAAACTGGAACACAAATCTCGGGTCAGGTTCAGTCCTGATAGTTAAAAACAATTGCGCAGAGGATCCATTCTTGTTGCTTTTGTTTCGGCCTATATCAACCCATCCATTATGAGCAACAGACGGCCTTGATTCCGCTCCACGTAAATCCAAGGGCACCGTAACCTTCCCCAATAACTTCCCAGATGCCAATCCGCAGGTACTGCCATCAGGGTCAGCATAAACCTCGATGGAAAGTTTATATGATGAACCCCCTTTCGAGATGATCCTATCCACCTGGAACTTGCTTAAACTGAAACACGCAGCGAGCGATTTCTGCAAAGAGAAGTTGCAGCTTTCTGGGTTTTGGGTGTTTGCATGGATCAAAGGGATTGAACCCACTTGGTGAGGGAAGTTCTTGAGTTTGATCTTGCAGTAACATGGAGAAGTAGAAGGATGGATCCTTGAAAGCGAGGGCTTTGTAGAAAGTGGAAGCCTCAGGGCCAAATTACCTACCAGGATCCGTACAAAAGGACACGGATCCATTAATATAACTCTTACTATTTTTGCTCGTTTTAGGAAGGGTTTTGGATCGTCTTTTCTCCCAGCTGCTGCTGTTGCAACCCTGCGAATTACTTGGTGTTGAGTTTACCGACTTATGCGACGACTAAAGCATATTAAAAAGGGTAAGGGGGCAAAGGGATCTGCAAGCAAAAAGGAAAGTCGAGAGCTGATTAGAAAACAGGCTGTAATATCGCTGGGTTGCAGTGCAGCTGACAAGGGAGAAGGATATGGTAAGGTTAAGTGTAGTGTTACGCCTTTGAGATCGGTCAAAGGCCTGAGATTCAATTTCTCTCAACTTACGTTTATGGTAAAAATGTCATCGAGGCCCATCTACTAGAAATTAAATTGCATTTTACCCCCTTAActcaaaaatggataaatttttaacaataaatgaaattttagcaaaaattttaatttatttttaatctaatatACAAGGATTAATTTGCTCATTCTTTTTTGACTCTAATATTAATGagtaatttaaagaaaaaattacAATATATTCTTCAaaagttcaatatatatatataaatttctagagatttatacaaaataaaaaataaaaaatatgtaaaaatattaaattataaaaaataattttaaagtaaattaccaaatcaaattatcatactaaagtatatttatttatcttattttgcTTTGgaagatttttaaaatatatatataatctcaaatttatacattttaaaatGTAATCTCCTTGtcaataaaattttgttttgacatGTTCCTTTCTACTTTTGaaaaatttaactcgaataaaTTTAAATCtctagatttaaaattttatttcacttCTTAATATTTTCACTCCAAATCTATGggtttagtccctatattttttagatttaaaacttaaaatttattgttaaaattattttattaaatttaagttcattacaatattatttttaattatatgattacaaagtgagtattttattttattttaaaattctgcACCAACAAGTTTAACTAAAAAATTAGCGATGTTAACAAATAAACCTAActattaaaatctaaaaaaaaaaagataacatTCATGTAAATAAGAGTACAGaatctaaatttcaaatttaggaAAAGTATAGGGATTGATGGCATATTTAAACCAATTCAAGTTAATGGTTTGGGGTGGTTTTGCAGAGCAAGTTCACAAAAATTGAAGCTAGAACCGGCCTCAGGCTATGATTTCTCCGACTTAAGAGAATGGTTGGCATTGGAATTGATTGCAACGACATGAGTTGGCACACAATGCGCACGTACACAAACGGAAGATGCCTTTGCCAGCGGCAGCGACAGCCAGGATCATCAATGTTATCCTAAAACACTATGCTAATCCTTTGTCGTTTTTAAACCTCTTTCgtctattattttatttactttttaagtTTTCCCCACGTACGTTAAAATATAaggtgaaattttattattagtctATATTATGCACTATGTTACGAATTTAgtctaatttgatcaattttttttgaatcttaaaattttgatattaatttgaataataatgattaaatcattaaattaaaatttattaccggttatatattatatgtaagtTGTAGATGTaatctttattttcaatttaattattctaattcatatatttttacattttaaaatttgagtTATGATCTAGaatgatttttgttaaatttataaaCTAAAAAAGTATGACTTTTTAATATCATGTtagtataaaattatatataatatttattgcataaaaatttcaaattttaaaattatataaatattaaaataatcaaattcatGAATAGAAAGGTGAATAACAGAAATTACCTAAAATTAAAAAGAGAAACAATGTATAATAAGATTGATAGGGTTGGAGAATGGACATTGACAGGCGGAATGTGGTGTGTGGGGGTCGGGGCTCCAAGATCAACAATGGTACACAGCTGTTACATTTCACAACATTGATTGGATGCGGAGTAGTGGAGAAGTGGGGGCATCAAGCTAAAGGCATCCAACTCCAATATTAGGTCCGCATTCAGGATGATACCACTTCAAATGAACACGTTTCAGGCTTAAGCGACACTCCCATCACATTGAAACTGTATTTTTCAAACTTTTGATTGGTGTGCCAACTGAAATCTTGCGTCAATGGGGTTTCAGCACGGCATTGACCATTTCTTCAATGTTCAACTTCATTTGAAATAAAATGcttttaatttgaaaatattggtatttctatatttattatggTATGTTAAGCCGTCAGATTTTTCAAGCttaaaatttctcaaatttacaataaagtaaagaaaattgcATCCAGTACAAAATGTCAAACTTCGATACTATGGGTGTTGGGTTAtttgtaaattaaacatatcTGTATTCAAATTTGACTACTACgggatttaattttaattaatataagaaAATCTTGACATTTATGGGTGTTTTACGTAAATTGATGTCATGTATCAGTACTTTATTTTGGTTATTGGAGAATAAAACTTTGACACATATGAGTGTCGAGTTTCATGTAAATAATGTTATGTATTTACGTTTAATTTTGACCATTGGgaattttaaccttaatataagAAGACCTCGAGATCTATGAGTGTCGAAACATGCGATCACCACTACGTATAATCATGGTAGAAAGGTGAAGACTAGATACCTTTACCTTCTATTTTCCTTGTGCTAAAGACTCAATTAGCTTGGAAGATATAGTCTTAATCATGTGCCTTCCAATTGAAGGAATTATTATAACTGGTTAGTCTCAAATTCGATCGATGAGATTGATATCAACTGGGATCGAATCAAGTTCACTTTGTTGCAAACATTTAGCAAGATGCTGCCATCATATGATGTCGCTGATGAAGAGTTTGGACATTATGTTAGAGCATACATactgtgaaaaaaaaaaaaaaagaaacacacaaattttacgtggaaaccctttcgggaaaaaaaccacgggcagaggagaagaaaattcactatgtcgaaaatttgaatcaatacaagaggaatagactatgtctatttataggcttataaagccatattctagtaggattgaaacaccttatcctaatcaatataaaatagatgaagtttaataaggtttaaaaaaccttattctaaaataaaataaaagaactctagttctatatggattttacttttattttattttccatcgtattttatttaaataagaatttgggtcacttaattctaacaatctccaccttgacacaaattctcaatgaacaagttcttcatcgcgaactttcaataaacaagttctccacctcttccataaaaccccttaaaggtttaacttcaacaatgaacaccaaccaagtctaagcaatgctcaaacttggttataggaagtgacttagtcatcatatctgcaggattttcatgagtactaattttgctcacaacaatatcaccacgagcaataatatcacgaacaaaatgatatcgaacatcaatgtgttttgttctctcatgaaacatttgatcttttgtaagaaagatggcactctgactattacaaaatactgtgctgatttgaaggtcttcattgagttcactaaagagtaccttcaaccaaatagcttctttacaagcctcagtaatcgccatgtactcagcttcattggtagacaaagcgatgagAGATCGCAAAGtgactttccaactgattgcacaacctccgattgtaaagacataacctgtgagagatcttcttttatcaaggtctccagcaaaatcagcatcaacataccctatggctccatctttagttcttccaaattgtaagcaaacattagtagtacctcgtaagtatcttagaatccactgaactgctttctagtgttctttaccgggattcgccatgtatctgctaactgcactgactgcatatgataaatctggatgtgaacaaaccctagcatacatgagagatcccactgcactagagtatggaacatgtgacatgtactcaatctcatcatctgattgtggagacagaactgatgaaagtctgaaatgggctgctaaaggagtactaacaggcttagcactctgcatattgaacctgcaaagaactttctcaatgtaccccttctgacttaagtacaatttacttgtttttctatctttGAGAATCTCCATTCCAAGTATCTTTTTTGCTGGCCCTAAATCTTttatctcaaattctttacttagttgggttttgacatttcttatctctccttttatcttttgctgctatcaacatgtcatcaacataaagaagtagatacacaaaagaaccatcactatttttcttaaagtaaacacaattgtcaaaactacttcttttgaaatcatgagaagtcataaaggaatcaaacctcttgtaccactgtcttggtgactgtttcaaaccgtaaggggactttttcagcaagcaaacatagtcctctttttttgagactataaaaccctctggttgttgcatgtaaatatcctcctcaatttttccatgcagaaatgcagtttttacatctaactgctcaagctccaaatcatgcatggccacaataccaagcaaagctcgaatcgaactatgtttaacaactggagagaacacatctgtgaagtccactcctggaatttgactgtaaccctttgcaacaagccttgctttatatctgggttcttcaactcctagagtcccttctttctttttaaacacccatttacaacgaacaacctttttacctttaggaagtttcaaaaggtcccatgttctatttttgtggagtgattccatctcttcttgcatagcaaacatccacttttctga contains the following coding sequences:
- the LOC108462660 gene encoding uncharacterized protein LOC108462660, with the protein product MDPCPFVRILVGNLALRLPLSTKPSLSRIHPSTSPCYCKIKLKNFPHQVGSIPLIHANTQNPESCNFSLQKSLAACFSLSKFQVDRIISKGGSSYKLSIEVYADPDGSTCGLASGKLLGKVTVPLDLRGAESRPSVAHNGWVDIGRNKSNKNGSSAQLFLTIRTEPDPRFVFQFGGEPECSPQVFQVQGSVKQAVFTCKFGFRSSSDRNLGSRTSLPESNTSRNWLPSLKTDKDQSAKERKGWSITVHDLSGSPVAMASMVTPFVPSPGSDRVSRSNPGAWSILRPECGTWKPWGRLEAWREPGFTDALGYRFDLFHDDIVATGTTTTVASSTLSTKLGGKFTMDMTTNISTPSISPQSSCDLGSGSRPGSRPGSGSGSDFGFGLPLSPQSMYRGGFVMSSTVEGVGKCSKPEVEVGVKHVTCTEDAAAFVALAAAMDLSMDACQSFSQKLRKELRQQSHNFVD